From the genome of Gemmatimonadota bacterium:
CGGTGACGGCTGATACCGCGCTGAGGCTCGCCCGCTACTTCGGAACGTCGGATCGGTTCTGGCTCAACCTGCAGACGAGCTACGATCTGGACGTCGAGCGAGACAAGCTCGGCAGCCGCCTTGAGGATGAGGTCCTGCAACGCGCTGGCTAACAAAGCGCCGCCACCTCGCCCGGACTTACGACCCCGGCAGCACCTCGAACCCTTCCAGCCGCGCAGCCAGAGCCAGCCGCTCGTCGAAGGTGACCAGGGCCACCTCCGACCGGTCGCCCCCCGCCAGTACGGCGGCTGCGGCGAGCTGGAGGGCGTCGGCTGCGGTCAGCGAATGCACGCGCAGGAGGCGCATTGCCTCGTCGCGGACCTCGCTCGAGGGGAGTATCTCGAGCCACGAGGTCCGCAAGGTTCGTAGGAGTCGGAGCACCTCCTGCTCCTCCGTCACGCTCAGGCGTTCTTCCCTCCGCAGGCGCGCCGCCGCCGAGGCGCATTCGACGGGCGTGCCCCACCACGCCGCCATCGCCCGGTCCTCGTCGAGTAGCTTCCGGACCGTCGCGCTCGCCTCTTGCTCCAGGAGGAGGGGCACCAGCGCCGAGGTGTCCCAGAACCTCACCAGCCCTCGGCCCGTTCTTCGAGGACCGACGACAGGCTGCGCCCTTCCGGATCGGCGGGGCGGGGACGGGTGAGGAAGTCCCGCGGGAGCGGGGGACGGGGTCCGGCACGGACCAGCCCCGCGCCTTCCAGGTCCGCCACGCGGCCCTCGACGGCGGGCTCACCCGTGAGGGGGACCAGTCGCGCGATCGGCCGTCCGCGGTCGGTCACGACCACGGCCTCGCCGGCCTGCGCGCGACGCAGGAACTCGCTGAACCGGGCCCTCAGCTCTCCGACTCCCACACGAGGCTCGGACATTAGATACCTATCAGATCGTAAAGTTATGACTAAGATAGTCATGACATGATTCGTCCGGCAAGTTTCTCGTAACGCCGCGCCGACTGCGCGGCCCGCCTGGTGGGGGATCGGTGGCGCAACGTCCACGGAGGCGTTGACAGCAT
Proteins encoded in this window:
- a CDS encoding HigA family addiction module antitoxin translates to MPPSTHAPIHPGEVLFEEFLEPMGISQYRLAKDISVPPRRINEIVHGKRSVTADTALRLARYFGTSDRFWLNLQTSYDLDVERDKLGSRLEDEVLQRAG
- a CDS encoding type II toxin-antitoxin system VapC family toxin, which codes for MRFWDTSALVPLLLEQEASATVRKLLDEDRAMAAWWGTPVECASAAARLRREERLSVTEEQEVLRLLRTLRTSWLEILPSSEVRDEAMRLLRVHSLTAADALQLAAAAVLAGGDRSEVALVTFDERLALAARLEGFEVLPGS
- a CDS encoding type II toxin-antitoxin system prevent-host-death family antitoxin — protein: MSEPRVGVGELRARFSEFLRRAQAGEAVVVTDRGRPIARLVPLTGEPAVEGRVADLEGAGLVRAGPRPPLPRDFLTRPRPADPEGRSLSSVLEERAEGW